One stretch of Actinacidiphila sp. DG2A-62 DNA includes these proteins:
- the xylA gene encoding xylose isomerase, translated as MTSPSPLTPAPEHKFTFGLWTVGWQGRDPFGDATRPALDPVESVTRLAELGAYGVTFHDDDLIPFGATDAEREGHIKRFRQALDATGMTVPMATTNLFTHPVFKDGAFTANDRDVRRFALRKTIRNIDLAVELGAKTYVAWGGREGAESGAAKDVRVALDRMKEAFDLLGQYVTEQGYDLRFAVEPKPNEPRGDILLPTVGHALAFINSLERPDIVGVNPEVGHEQMAGLNVPHGIAQALWHGKLFHIDLNGQSGIKYDQDLRFGAGDLRAAFWLVDLLETAGYDGPRHFDFKPPRTEDISGVWASAAGCMRNYLLLKERAAAFRADPEVQEALRASRLDELARPTLGDGETLADLLADRAAFEDFDPQAAAERGMAFERLDQLAMDHLLRAR; from the coding sequence ATGACCTCACCCTCACCCCTCACCCCGGCACCCGAGCACAAGTTCACCTTCGGCCTGTGGACGGTCGGGTGGCAGGGCCGGGACCCCTTCGGCGACGCGACCCGCCCGGCGCTCGACCCGGTCGAGTCCGTCACCCGCCTCGCCGAGCTGGGCGCCTACGGCGTCACCTTCCACGACGACGACCTGATCCCGTTCGGCGCGACCGACGCCGAGCGCGAGGGCCACATCAAGCGCTTCCGGCAGGCGCTGGACGCCACCGGCATGACCGTGCCGATGGCCACCACCAACCTCTTCACCCACCCGGTCTTCAAGGACGGCGCCTTCACCGCCAACGACCGCGACGTGCGCCGCTTCGCGCTGCGCAAGACCATCCGCAACATCGACCTGGCGGTGGAGCTGGGCGCGAAGACCTACGTGGCCTGGGGCGGCCGCGAGGGCGCGGAGTCCGGCGCGGCCAAGGACGTGCGGGTGGCGCTGGACCGGATGAAGGAGGCGTTCGACCTGCTCGGCCAGTACGTCACCGAGCAGGGCTACGACCTGCGGTTCGCCGTCGAGCCCAAGCCGAACGAGCCGCGCGGCGACATCCTGCTGCCGACCGTCGGCCACGCGCTGGCGTTCATCAACTCCCTGGAGCGGCCCGACATCGTCGGCGTCAACCCCGAGGTCGGCCACGAGCAGATGGCCGGGCTGAACGTCCCGCACGGCATCGCGCAGGCGCTGTGGCACGGCAAGCTCTTCCACATCGACCTCAACGGCCAGTCCGGCATCAAGTACGACCAGGACCTGCGCTTCGGCGCCGGCGACCTGCGCGCCGCGTTCTGGCTGGTCGACCTGCTGGAGACGGCCGGCTACGACGGCCCGCGGCACTTCGACTTCAAGCCGCCGCGGACCGAGGACATCTCCGGCGTGTGGGCGTCGGCGGCCGGCTGCATGCGCAACTACCTGCTGCTCAAGGAGCGCGCCGCGGCCTTCCGCGCCGACCCCGAGGTCCAGGAGGCGCTGCGCGCCTCGCGCCTGGACGAGCTGGCCCGGCCCACCCTCGGCGACGGCGAGACGCTCGCGGACCTGCTCGCCGACCGCGCGGCCTTCGAGGACTTCGACCCGCAGGCGGCGGCCGAGCGCGGCATGGCCTTCGAGCGCCTCGACCAGCTCGCGATGGACCACCTCCTGCGCGCCCGCTGA